Sequence from the Thermococcus nautili genome:
CGTTGGTTACCTTAAATCCCAATGGGAACTTGGTTCCGTTGTTTCTTCACGTCCCCCCGTTTACAAGGGATTATCTCCCCTGGGAAGCATCACTGCTGTTCACCTCTTTGATTATCTTTCCCTCTCATCAGGTTTCTGGGTTCTCCTGGCACTTCTTGTCTCCATCTTGTCAGTCTTAACCTTCCGCTACGATAGGGAGCATGGTTATGCGTTTTCGGTTTATTCCCTTCCTTTCAGCAAGGGAGAAATATTCACCGCAAAGTTTTTCTCTGCACTTCTTCTCTCCCTTGTTTCCCTGTACATCCCCATTTTAATTGTAGACGTGTTCCCAAATGCGGATATACTTGGGGTTATACGAAAAATACTTTTCACAACTCAGTATTGCCATCTGCTTGTTTTTGCCACGTATTTTGTACTCTTCTCTCTGTCAGTCTCTTTGCTGTTTTCAGTTCTGTTAAGGGACATGCTCCTGGCTTTTATTGCATCCTTTTTCCTTCTTGTTCTTCCCTTTTTTGCGGGTCTTAACTGGCCACCATTTTCATTTGTTTCAATGCTTCCAAGGTCTCTGTCCGGTGCGTCACCGTTTGATTTCACCTGGTTTCTTAGGGGTCTCATAGTACCAATAGCACTCGTGCTTGTATCTGGACTGATTTTCACAAGGAGGGATGTCCTGTGAAAGGAAAGTTCCTATTCGTACTTTTGTTATCCATCATGTTGGCTCTTCTGGGTGTTTGGGGAGCGTACATTACAGTGAAACGAAATCCCGGTTTCATTGGACCGGTGGTTATGTCGAACTCACGAGGGGCACTTAGTTACGTATCAATTCATTCCCCTGGGTGGATAGTTATGAACTCCAGCTTTAATGGGAAAGGGAGGCTTATTATTTTGGACCAGTTTTCTAACAGGACCATTTTCACATACAACGTCAGCGAGCACCTTGCCTATCCAATAGTCCTTCCAAGAGAGGGTAGTTATGCAGTCTACGTCTTGAACGGCTCCCTGACGTTTTCGGCTTATTACCCTGGAGTTTATCCCACTCTTAAAGTCCAGAAAGCCCTGTACATGTCAATAACAATTCTGGCTTTTGTATTGGCTCTGTGGAGGTGGAGGGCATGATTGAAGCAAAGAATCTGACCAAGCGTTTTGGGCGCATAGTGGCGCTCGATGGTGTTACAGTTGAGATTCCCGAGGGCTTCAACCTAATCCTCGGCCCAAACGGGGGAGGGAAGAGCACCTTCTTCAAGCTGGCAACTGGTGTCTACCGGCCAACTTCCGGGAGGATAGCCCTCTTTGGGAAGAACCCCTGGACGGATGCGGGGGTTAAACGGAAGATTGGAGTCTCCTACGACCCCGTTTCGTTCCCCCCACTAATCTCGGGTTGGGAGTGGCTTGAGTTCATAGCGCGTTCCAAAGGCTTCGATGAGAGTGAGGTCGAGCGCGTTGGGAAGCTCTTTCAGCTCGACTTTCTTGACGAGAGAACGTCCAACTATTCCTCTGGAATGCTCAAGAAGCTCGCGGTGGCCCAGGCCTTCGTAGGCGCTCCCAAGTTGATTATGATAGACGAGCCCCTGGCTAACATCGACTTTGAAACAATGGGACGGTTCGTAAAGCTTTTCAGGAAGATGAAAGGTGAAACAAGCTTTCTTGTCATAAGCCACATATGGGAGCCATTAAAGCCCGTCGTGGACAGGCTGTACGTCATCTCCAACGGAAGGCTTATTCTCCAGGGTGAAGCCAGGGAACTCTGGGACGAAGTGGAGAGGCTGTTCCGCTTTCCCGTTTCCGAATAGTTCACGAACTTTATAAGCCGTCCCCTTCACAATTTTTTTGGGGAAGACCATGAACGGAACGACGCTCTTCATAAACGCCCTCGCCCTTGCTTGCCTCGCCCTCGGCTTCATGAAGGACCGGGCAAAGACAAGGCAGGCTCTGAAGGTCTCCGTGAAGTTTTTCGTGCGGATTCTTCCGACGATGCTCGTGATAATCCTGATAATCGGCCTTATGTCCGGCTTCGTGCCTCCGAAGACCATTTCCCGCGTCGTCGGCCAGGAAGCGGGGTTCATCGGCGTTTTAACGGTAGCGGTTCTTGGGGCGATACTCCAGATACCGTCCTTGATAGCCTTTCCCCTCGCGGCTTCCCTGCTGGAGAATGGCGCCTCCGTGACCTCTGTTGCCGTCTTCATAACGACGCTGACGATGATTGGCTTCGTAACGTTGCCACTTGAGACGAGAATCCTCGGGAAGCGCTTCGCCCTGCTCAGGAACGCACTGAGCTTCATAATCGCGATTCTAATCGGCCTCATAATGGGGGTGATACTTTGAGGCCGGACGGAATGCCTCCCAGGCGTCAGGGGATGGGAAAGGGGGCAATGAAGAACCTGAGGAAAGCGTTCCTGCGCGACCTCCTGTTCCTCGGTGCCGTCGTCTTGATAACTGCCGTGCTCCTCTCGATGTTTCCTGAAAAGAAAGACCCCGTCTTCTTGGCCTCAAAGAACTTCCTCGTGGAGATGCTCCTCATAATGCCGGCCGTGATGGTGCTGATGGGCCTGTTCGCGGTCTTCGTTCCCGATGAGCTAATTGTTAGGTACCTTGGAAAAAGCTCCGGGCTCAGGGGCATGCTGATAGCGATACTCATCGGCGCCTTCCCAACCGGACCGCTCTACGTGGCCTTCCCGATAGCGGCTTCGCTGCTCAAGAAAGGCGCCCGCGTCGCGAGCGTCGTTGCCTTCCTCTCGGCCTGGGCCTGCATAAAGATTCCGCAGGAGCTGGTTGAGCTGCAGTTCCTCGGGCTGAGGTTCATGGCGGCGAGGCTGGCCCTCACGATAGTCTTCGTGCTGGCGATGGGCCTGCTCATGGAGCGCATCCTCGGCAGGGAGCTAAGGGATGTCCCGGGCGTTCCCGAACCTGGAAGGCCCTGAGTTTTTAAGGGCTTCCATAATTTTTCTTCTGGCATCTTCTGGGTCCTTTGGAATCGGCAGGCCAAGGCTTAGAAACAGCTCCACAAGAGGGGGCACGTCTAAATTGTGCTTCCTCAGCAGTTCGGGATTTCCAAGTATCTCCTCCGGCGTTCCAACGGTTACAACCCTTCCCCCGTCAATCAGCGCTATCCTGTCGCAGAGCGATAGGTAATCCGCCTCATGCGATGCCAAAATCACGGTCTTTCCCTCGTTCTTTAGTTCCGTTATGAGTTTTCTCATGAGGCTTTTGCCCCTGAAGTCGAGGTTTGCAAAGGGCTCGTCGAAGACCACTACCTCCGGCTTCATAGCCAAGACCGTCGCTATCGCTATCCTTTTCTTCTCACCGAAGCTCAGCTCCTTCGTTTCCCTATCCGCGTAGTTCCGCATCCCCACCTTTTTCAGGGCCCACAGAACGCGCTCCCTCAGCTCTTCACCGCGAAGACCTAGGTTGTAAGGGCCGAAGGCCACGTCCTCGAACACGGTCGGCGAAAAGAGCTGGTCGTTGGGGTCTTGGAAGACGATTCCAACTTTTTTCCTGACTTCTCTGGGGTTCTTCGCAGGCTCAATTCCGTCAACGAGAACTTTGCCCCTCTTTGGCCTGAGGATTCCATTGAGGTGGAGTAGCAATGTGCTCTTTCCGGCTCCGTTCGGCCCGAGGAGACCGAAGAGCTCGCCCCTTTCGACGGTCAGGGTTATTCCTTTGAGAACTTCCCTTCCGGGATAGGAGAAGTGAACGTTTCTCATCTCTATCATATCAGCAACCCTCCCAGGGCCAGGACGGCGAGCACTGCCGTTTGGAGGTTTGGTCTCGGCTCGTCCATGCTGGGGAACTCTCCGAAGCCCCTGGAGAGCATTGCCCTGTACACCCTCCCGCTCCGGAGGTATGCCCTCAGGAGCACTTCCCCCATTAGGGAGCCCAGCATTCTGTAGTACTCTCCCTTTCCAACGCCGAAGGCCCTTGAATCGAGTGCCCTCTTCATCCTTCTCGTCTCATCCACCAAGAGGTCCATGTAGCGGTACGTGAAGGCCAGGGTCAGGACGAGCACCCTGGGAAATCTCAGCGCCTTCATCTCCGCCAGAAGCCTGGAAAATCCAACGGAGTCCGTTATCACAACCACCGTTCCAGCCGAGAGGAATGCCTTGCAGAGGAGCATGAAAAACGAACTTACTCCTTCCACCGTCACCGGGCCGAAGGGTGTTTGGAAAAGGGGATGCCCTTGATTAAAGAGCGCTGTGATAAAGAGAAGACCCTCAAAACCGAGCAGAAAGCAGAGCTTCCCCAGGACGCGTCGTTTGGGTCTCATTATGAGAGCGACTCCCAGGAAAAGCAATCCAAAATAAGCCAGCTCTTCGGGCGATTTTCTCGTCACGACGCCAAACGCGTAAATAAAAATGAAGAGCAGGTACACCTCAGCCACCCTTGGCCAGCTTTGCGAGCCCGTAGCAGGTTGCAAAGGCCAGGGTTATTCCGAGCAGTCCCATTGCCACACTCTGACCCCAGGTCTCCCCGTAGTCGAGAGGGGCATGGTAGACGGGTTTTTCTTCGAGGCCAACCTTTTCCATAGTCGCCTCCAGTCCGTCCGGGTTGCTTGATGCCAGCGGGAGGACGAGGGCCAGGATTACCGCTATAACCAGGAGTCCCTTTATCACGGCCTTCATGCAGGCACCCCCTCCAGGGAAGGAAGCTTGGCCCGCAGGGCGTTGACGATGAGCACGGTGAGTACGGCCTCGCCGATTCCGATTATCGAGTGGTAGCCCACCATGAGAGCCAGAACCTTCGTGAAGGGCAGGCTGTGGCTGAGTCCTATCTCAATCGAGGCGAGTGTCGCTCCCAGCACAACGGAGAGCCAGGAGGCGAATCCCATCGCGAGGGTTTCGTTGATGTTCCTGAGCTTGAGGTAAACCCCGTACCCTATGAAAGCTCCAACGAGCCCCATGTTCAGAATGTTGGCTCCGATGGCTGTGATTCCACCGTCGCCGAAGAGGAGGGTCTGGATGAGGAGAACAGCGGTCATGACTATAACCGATGCGTACGGCCCGAGGAGGATTGCAACGAGGGTCGCTCCGAGCAGGTGTCCGCTGACGCCGCCGATTATCGGAAAGTTGACCATCTGGGCCGCGAAGATTCCTGCCGCGAAGAGGCCGAGGAGCGGTATCTTTTCCTCCGGAAGATTCCTGAGTTTTCTCGCGGAATACGCGACTCCAAGTATTGTTATGGCGTATGTCACGATTATAATCGGGGTACTCAGCAATCCGTCGGGTATGTGCATGTTTCACCCCTCCGGTGTGTTATCAAGTAACTGAAGAGTAGCACGAAATAAAAGCGTTTTTAAAACCTGGTATTACTAACCAAAGGTTGAGAACAAAGCGATGCTCCTAGGTGTCCATAGCCCTTCTTCCAAGGACACAAAAAGAAGGCAAAATGAGGAAGTGGCGTCGGAGCTCAGAGGTAGCCCCTGTCCTCTTCCTCCGGGGCAGGGGGCATCGTCTGCTCGAGCATCGCCCTCTGCATCTCCTGAACCTTCTGGAGTATCTCCTCGGTCTCCTTGGCGCGCTCCTCGAGGGCTGTCATGTCGAGCTCTATTCCGAGTATCTTCGTGACCGCCGTCAGGACGGCCTTGGCGGCCTTGGCGTCGACGATGTAGCCGAGGCTCTCTCCGAGTATGCTTATACCGTACATCGAGCGGAGCTTGCCCATGCCGAGGAGAAGGCCGGCCGCTCCTACTATGGCTCCACCCTCGTCCTCCCTCCAGACCACCTCGACGGAGCAGTCCTTGAGCTTCTCCTTGTAGTAATCAACGAGCTCCTCGTGGGTTACCGCCGCTAAGACCCTTGGCTCGCCCTGGAGTTCCGGCACCTGGTAGCCGCCCATCGTTATTATCTCCCTGACGCCGAGTTCCTGAACGAGGTCGAGCATCTTGCCGACCACCTCGTAGTGGCCGGGGCTGTCAGTCGGCGGAACCTGCTGGTCGCCGGTGATGATGATTAGGTCCCTTCCGTTCTCGTCGGGGTTAACCCAGTAGTAGAACTCGTTCTTCATGAGCTCGACGATTGAGCCCTTCTTTATGATGACCTGGTGCATGAAGTGCGGTGAGTAGAGCTCGGCGAACTTCACCGCGTTGAGCTCCTGGATGAGGTGCTCCGCGGCGAGCTTTCCAACGAGGCCTATGCCCGGGAGCCCCTCTATGAACACCGGGTCCCTGAGCTGGGGCCTCTCAAGGAGGTAGATGGTGGTTTCCTTCATTTTCTCACCTCTATCCCAAGGACTTCCCTTCTCCACCTGCGCCTGTACTCACCGTAGGGGTCCTCCGGCGAGAAGCGCGGTGGGTGGGCTACCTTGGTTTTGGCCCCGCAGACTGGGCAGGTCTCCTTCAGGGTGTACCTGCCGCAGTTCGGGCACTTTCTTATGCGGAACTTCATGGTTACCTCCTCTTAATCTTCCTTATGCGCTTCTCCTTCCTAATGAGGGTCGCCTCTCCGCCCGCTTCCTTTATGACGCGGAGAATTTCTTCGGCTATGCTCTCGAGAACCTCTTCTGCCTTGTAGTAGTCCGGAGCTGTTATGTCAATCCTGTACCTCGGAGCGCCCTGGTAGGTGAACTTGACGTCTATGTCCTTCTCCTCGTTGGCCCTGTCTCTGGCCCTAATCAGGGCCTCCTTGATTATCTCGATTCCGTTGGGCTTCGGAACGGTTATCTCGAATTCCGCATCGATGGTAACGGTCGGAATCTCGACGTAGGCTTCGATAATCGGCTTGAGCGCGTCAAGCCACTCATCTGGAATGAGGCCCTTCAGAACCTCAATTCCGTTCTGGGCGGCATCTTCAAAGGCGGCGTAAACCTCGCCGTACTCCTCCTCGAGCGGAACCCAGACCTCGCGCCAGGCCGTCTCGAAGTCCTTGCCTATCTTTTCGGCGGCCATCTTGAGGAGGTTCTCGGCCTTCTGGGCGCGCTTGTACTCCTGGAGCTTGGCCTTCCTCTGCTGCTGGTTCACCCTCTTGAGGCTCAGGTCTATGTGCCCCTTCTCCGGGTCAACGCGGATGACCTTGACGACTACCTTCTGGCCCTCCTTCACGTAGTCCCTGATGTTCTTGACCCAGGTTGGAGCAACCTCGCTTATGTGCATGAAGCCCTCCTTTCCGGGATACTCGTCAAGGGTGAGGAACGCTCCGTACGGGTGAATGTTCTTGACGGTAGCGACGACGAATTCTCCCTCCTCGGGAAACTCCTTGGCTTTCCTCGGCATTCTAACCACCTCTAAATTTTTCTCTCCGGAAGGTTTACGAGAAGAGGTTTTTAAAAGTTTGGCGGGGAGTAAAAAGGAAGGAAATCACTCGAGAACCTCGAGTATCTTGGCCTTGATGACGCCCTTACCACCGGTCGGCTCGACGAGGGTTGCACCGCAGACGAGACAGCGAACCTTCGTAGCCGGGTGGCTGAAGACTATCTGCTCGTTGCCGCAGTCAATGCACTTGACGCGGAGGAACCTGCTCCTCGGCATCGGGATGAGGTTCTTCGGGAGCGCCATGTTCACACCTCCACGAGCTCGAACTTCTTAACGCGGAAGCCCTTTCCTCTGGTGTGGGCCTTACCGCAGACGGTGCACCTAAAGCGGAGGTCGAGCTTCTTGACCGGCTTCTCCCTTCCGGCAGGGTTCGGCCTCGGGAAACCGCGGTAACCCTTGAGGATTCTGCGGAAGCGCCTCTGACCCTGGCTGAGCTCGCTCCTCGGCCTCTTCTTGACCTTCTCTACCTTGTGGATGGTGTGCTTCTTACAGTACGGACAGTAGGTCCTTATCTGCTTCGGGTACTTCATCTCACTCACCTCCACCGGGAGCCCGGCGGGTTCCTTAACGGATACCCCCGAGCCATGAGCCGATGATTAGCTCGGGTTCCCGGTTTGAGACGATGTTTAAAAAGCTTTTTCCCGGTTCCGAAACTTTTAAATACTAAAGGTTACTAAAATGTCCCGGTGATGGGAAATGAGGAGGATGATTGACCTCGTCAGGGAGGCAAAGAAGGTTGAAGAGAGGGCTGAGAGGGACTACCGGAAGCTCCTCAAAGAGCTCGATAAGCCGGAGTACGCCGATTTGAGGGGGCTCGTTCTCAGGCTCGCAATAGACACGGCCTTCCACAAGCGCCTCATGGGAGCCCTTGAGAAGGCCTACAACGACGCCATCAAGCTGGTGGAGGAGTACGCCGTCGAGAAGCCCAACGAGGACTTCGCCCTCATCCCGGGCGTTCCAACGATGGTCATGCCACTCGGCTTCGGCCCGATTGGCGCCAGGATTCCACCGGAAGAGATAATCGAGGAGTACCTCAAGGACTTCCCAACCGAGGTCGTTCTGCCGGACGGTGGGGAGAGGCTCATAGAGGTTCTAAAGAGGTACGCCGAGGAAGAGGGGCGGATGAAGGAGCTCTACGAGGAGCTCTCGAAGAGGGCATTCCATCCCGTTGTGAGGGAGCTCGTTAGGGAAATCAAGAGGAACGAGGAACAGCACGAGAGCCTCGTCAAGGGCCTCGTCGAGAAGTACTCTAAAGACTGAGTATCAGCGGAACCAGGAAGGGAACGACAGCAGTTAGAATGAACCCGTGGACGAAGGCAACTAGTGCCACCTCCCTTCCTCCAAATTTCGTTATTATCGGCAGGGTCGTGTCCATCGTCGTTGCGCCTCCCATCACCACCGCCTTCTCGGGCCCGATTTTTTGAGTTACGAGGGGGTAGAAAGTAATCGTGAGAATCTCCCTGAGCAGGTTCCCGAGAAAGCCGACCGCGCCGTAAACCGCGGAGTACTGCGCTATAAGCGGGCCCGTCAGCGAGTACCACCCACAGCCGGCCCCTATGGCGAGGCCCCACCTCGGCTCTATCCCGAGAATCAGTGCCGCCAGCAGTCCGCCGAGGATTGAGCCCGTCAGCGTCAAAAACGGCAGGGTGAGGGCCTTTCGACCGACCCTTCTGAGCTCCTCAGCGTTGAAGTTCAGCCCAAGGTCTGCCCCAATCACGAATATGAGGATGTAAAGCATGATTTCATAGGCGTTCCCGAAGTCGGGGGAGAAGAAACGTCCGACGAGTATTCCGACCGTAAGCGATGCGAGAACAAGGTGGAGAAACCTCATCCAACCACCTCCGCGATGAGAAGGCTTCCTGCTATCGTCAGAACCGCGAAGATGGCTGAAACGCCGAGGA
This genomic interval carries:
- a CDS encoding ABC transporter permease, which translates into the protein MNKFRTLLAWELSDSLRLIIFLLGIPSLTYLLAVGYLKSQWELGSVVSSRPPVYKGLSPLGSITAVHLFDYLSLSSGFWVLLALLVSILSVLTFRYDREHGYAFSVYSLPFSKGEIFTAKFFSALLLSLVSLYIPILIVDVFPNADILGVIRKILFTTQYCHLLVFATYFVLFSLSVSLLFSVLLRDMLLAFIASFFLLVLPFFAGLNWPPFSFVSMLPRSLSGASPFDFTWFLRGLIVPIALVLVSGLIFTRRDVL
- a CDS encoding ABC transporter ATP-binding protein, whose protein sequence is MIEAKNLTKRFGRIVALDGVTVEIPEGFNLILGPNGGGKSTFFKLATGVYRPTSGRIALFGKNPWTDAGVKRKIGVSYDPVSFPPLISGWEWLEFIARSKGFDESEVERVGKLFQLDFLDERTSNYSSGMLKKLAVAQAFVGAPKLIMIDEPLANIDFETMGRFVKLFRKMKGETSFLVISHIWEPLKPVVDRLYVISNGRLILQGEARELWDEVERLFRFPVSE
- a CDS encoding permease gives rise to the protein MNGTTLFINALALACLALGFMKDRAKTRQALKVSVKFFVRILPTMLVIILIIGLMSGFVPPKTISRVVGQEAGFIGVLTVAVLGAILQIPSLIAFPLAASLLENGASVTSVAVFITTLTMIGFVTLPLETRILGKRFALLRNALSFIIAILIGLIMGVIL
- a CDS encoding permease, yielding MGKGAMKNLRKAFLRDLLFLGAVVLITAVLLSMFPEKKDPVFLASKNFLVEMLLIMPAVMVLMGLFAVFVPDELIVRYLGKSSGLRGMLIAILIGAFPTGPLYVAFPIAASLLKKGARVASVVAFLSAWACIKIPQELVELQFLGLRFMAARLALTIVFVLAMGLLMERILGRELRDVPGVPEPGRP
- a CDS encoding energy-coupling factor ABC transporter ATP-binding protein, producing MIEMRNVHFSYPGREVLKGITLTVERGELFGLLGPNGAGKSTLLLHLNGILRPKRGKVLVDGIEPAKNPREVRKKVGIVFQDPNDQLFSPTVFEDVAFGPYNLGLRGEELRERVLWALKKVGMRNYADRETKELSFGEKKRIAIATVLAMKPEVVVFDEPFANLDFRGKSLMRKLITELKNEGKTVILASHEADYLSLCDRIALIDGGRVVTVGTPEEILGNPELLRKHNLDVPPLVELFLSLGLPIPKDPEDARRKIMEALKNSGPSRFGNARDIP
- a CDS encoding energy-coupling factor transporter transmembrane component T family protein, coding for MAEVYLLFIFIYAFGVVTRKSPEELAYFGLLFLGVALIMRPKRRVLGKLCFLLGFEGLLFITALFNQGHPLFQTPFGPVTVEGVSSFFMLLCKAFLSAGTVVVITDSVGFSRLLAEMKALRFPRVLVLTLAFTYRYMDLLVDETRRMKRALDSRAFGVGKGEYYRMLGSLMGEVLLRAYLRSGRVYRAMLSRGFGEFPSMDEPRPNLQTAVLAVLALGGLLI
- a CDS encoding PDGLE domain-containing protein; this encodes MKAVIKGLLVIAVILALVLPLASSNPDGLEATMEKVGLEEKPVYHAPLDYGETWGQSVAMGLLGITLAFATCYGLAKLAKGG
- a CDS encoding energy-coupling factor ABC transporter permease; protein product: MHIPDGLLSTPIIIVTYAITILGVAYSARKLRNLPEEKIPLLGLFAAGIFAAQMVNFPIIGGVSGHLLGATLVAILLGPYASVIVMTAVLLIQTLLFGDGGITAIGANILNMGLVGAFIGYGVYLKLRNINETLAMGFASWLSVVLGATLASIEIGLSHSLPFTKVLALMVGYHSIIGIGEAVLTVLIVNALRAKLPSLEGVPA
- a CDS encoding proteasome assembly chaperone family protein, with amino-acid sequence MKETTIYLLERPQLRDPVFIEGLPGIGLVGKLAAEHLIQELNAVKFAELYSPHFMHQVIIKKGSIVELMKNEFYYWVNPDENGRDLIIITGDQQVPPTDSPGHYEVVGKMLDLVQELGVREIITMGGYQVPELQGEPRVLAAVTHEELVDYYKEKLKDCSVEVVWREDEGGAIVGAAGLLLGMGKLRSMYGISILGESLGYIVDAKAAKAVLTAVTKILGIELDMTALEERAKETEEILQKVQEMQRAMLEQTMPPAPEEEDRGYL
- a CDS encoding RNA-protein complex protein Nop10 — encoded protein: MKFRIRKCPNCGRYTLKETCPVCGAKTKVAHPPRFSPEDPYGEYRRRWRREVLGIEVRK
- a CDS encoding translation initiation factor IF-2 subunit alpha, translated to MPRKAKEFPEEGEFVVATVKNIHPYGAFLTLDEYPGKEGFMHISEVAPTWVKNIRDYVKEGQKVVVKVIRVDPEKGHIDLSLKRVNQQQRKAKLQEYKRAQKAENLLKMAAEKIGKDFETAWREVWVPLEEEYGEVYAAFEDAAQNGIEVLKGLIPDEWLDALKPIIEAYVEIPTVTIDAEFEITVPKPNGIEIIKEALIRARDRANEEKDIDVKFTYQGAPRYRIDITAPDYYKAEEVLESIAEEILRVIKEAGGEATLIRKEKRIRKIKRR
- a CDS encoding 30S ribosomal protein S27e, which gives rise to MALPKNLIPMPRSRFLRVKCIDCGNEQIVFSHPATKVRCLVCGATLVEPTGGKGVIKAKILEVLE
- a CDS encoding 50S ribosomal protein L44e; protein product: MKYPKQIRTYCPYCKKHTIHKVEKVKKRPRSELSQGQRRFRRILKGYRGFPRPNPAGREKPVKKLDLRFRCTVCGKAHTRGKGFRVKKFELVEV
- a CDS encoding lysine exporter LysO family protein; the encoded protein is MRFLHLVLASLTVGILVGRFFSPDFGNAYEIMLYILIFVIGADLGLNFNAEELRRVGRKALTLPFLTLTGSILGGLLAALILGIEPRWGLAIGAGCGWYSLTGPLIAQYSAVYGAVGFLGNLLREILTITFYPLVTQKIGPEKAVVMGGATTMDTTLPIITKFGGREVALVAFVHGFILTAVVPFLVPLILSL